The DNA sequence CCGATTCTTGATCTCTTCATCGGCCATGAGTTGGTGATTATGTTCAATCTTCTTTCGAAAGAGACTAAGCGATTTCTCACCAAGATGATCCACAAAGGATCGGGCAGAGAAAACCTGTCCTGTTCTGCTTTTCTATGAAGCCAGAACGGCCGAGCAATCCGTTTAGAAGGCTGAAAAACTGCTCACTGTTATAGATCCTCTGGAGTCACTGAATCTCTGGATACCTCACAAGTTTAGCATCGGGCAAAGCAAAACAAATGAAGGAAAGAGTCTGTGATCGGGAGCCGAAATTGCTTGAAGCCGTCACTGTGTCGCGCCTGTCTTAAATCCAGTCGACAGCATAGGATGCAAAAGTCGCTGCTAGTATAATTGTATGATCAGTGCAGGCCGGTGGTGAATAGAATGACTAGATACGATGAGCGTGACACGATGTTTGCCAGGATGAACTACGAAGCAGGATCTCCCGAGTACCGTGACTACTACTCTAGACATCCCGAGCTGAAAGAGGTTGATGACGAACTGCGTAGCAAACTGGATCTGTGCGACGTAAGCTCCCTCTATTATGATCTGATTGAAGCTTCAGAAATCCGTTCGAATTTCTCCCTTGTAGAAGATCTTCGGCCTCTATGCGAAGGTATGCCATCAAATAACAAATTTCGATCCGACTCGTCAAGCTTCACCGATCTAGTCAAAAGGGTCGCCCGCGATTTTGGTGCAGATCTAGTAGGTGTGGCAGAAATGAAACCGGAGTTTTATTACAGCCACAGAGGCAGGCATCGAGAACACTACGGAAAGAAAATAAGCGATCTACTTCCTTTTGGAATAGCATTCGCGGTTGAAATAAAGAAGGATATGATTGACAGCGCACCGGCGATGACCGCAATGGTCGAGAGCTCCAGAACGTATCTGAAGGCAGCCACGATCGGACTAAGCATCTCCTATTTCATTCGAAGTCTTGGATACTCGGCCAGAAATCATATGGACGGAAATTATCTCGCAATTCTCCCTCTGGTGGCGGAAGCTTCAGGACTTGGCGTTTTCGGAAGACACGGCCTTCTCATCTCTGACAGGTTCGGCCCAAGAATAAAACTCGGACTGGTAACTACGGATATGCCTTTGAAGTGCGACCAATCAATCAATGTTGACCTAGAGAGCTTCTGCGGCAGCTGCGGTATTTGCTCGACAAAGTGCCCGGCTTCTGCAATACCCGTCAATGGAAAGGAGATCGTCAACGGAACCAGGAAATGGAGAATTAGTCACGAGCTCTGTTACTCTTATTGGAGGACGAATGGAACCGATTGCGGTATTTGCATTAGGGTCTGCCCCTTCTCGAAAGGGATCGGCTTTTCACAGTCCATGTAATCAAAAGGCAAAACGCTCCGATTCTGAGAACCTCGGCTGCTTTCTCTAAACTGCTTAGGCGGTAGAAAGGTTTCCGTTTTCATCGAATTTGGGTTTTTGAAGGATCGTATGTAAGAATAACTACATGAGACTATAGGAGGGATTACCATGAATGAAGTACTCAGTACAATTATCGAGTGGGCCATCAGAATAGGGATTAGCGTTGTAATCCTGCTGCTGGCAAAATGGCTGGCAGGTCTCTTCTACAAAACATTCATAAAATTCGCGGAGAAGACAACCGTTGTCTCCACTCAGTATCGTAAGACCATGAGAACGCTTTTCAATCTGGCGTTCTATGCGCTGGCAGCCTTCATAATCATCTCGGTTCTCTTCAAGAATCTGGCTCCTATGCTTGCCGGACTCGGAGTATCAGGTATTATTGTGGGTCTCGCAGTCAAAGAGCCTCTAGACAATTTCATCTGTGGAATTCTTATAATGATCAACAAGTTGGTTTACGAAGGGGAAGCCGTGGACATTGGCGGAACCTCAGGCGGGATTCAGGAAATAAAACTGAATCACGTACTCATCAAAACCTGGGACGGCAAGCTCGTAACTATACCGAGCAGAAACGTCTGGACCGCAACGATAATTCACTTCTGGCCCGAAAATATAAGAAGAAACGATCTCACGGTAGGCGTTTCGTATTCGAGCGATCTGAACAAAGTGATGAAGATACTCGAGGATTCTGTCAACTCTTATGAAAAGCTATATGTAGACGACAATCACAAACCCATGATCCAGTTCACCGGGTATGGCGCGTCTTCGATCGACTTCGTCGTGAGGTTCTGGGTGGAGAGGCCTAACTTCGTCACCTCAAGCACAGAACTCGCGAAGATCATAAAATCGAAATTCGATGAAAACGGAATAGAGATACCGTTCAGCCAGCTGGACCTGCATATTGTCGACAGCCCCAAAGAAGGCATAAGATTGGCCGGGAAGGAAAGCTGACCGAAGGGATCAGAGGGCAGAAACGTGGTCGGGGGTAGCAGGTTGGGGTAGGAAAGAGCGGAGTAAGACGCAAGGCGCCGGAATGCATCGGCGGACGCAAGGCTGCCTTCGGCAGGAAGCGATCTGAAAGTTAGTCACCTTCGGTGGCCAGTTCCGCTTCGCGGGCTAGGAACCGCTGAACGCTGACGAAGACAACGTTGTCCGTCAACGGTCCAGAGAGAGGCCGCTGAACGCTTAAAAGCGGAGAACCCGCTGAACGCTGTTTAGAGACGTCTTCGTTGAAATCAAACCCGAGAACCTTTTTCTTAGCATTTGCTCTTATAACTTGCAACATTGCACTTGCAACTGTTCGCGTTTTTCGCGTGGATCGAGATTCTGACCAGGACCTTCGTCAGAATGACGAAAAGCAAGAAAAGACTGTCATCCCCGTAGAACCTTCCCTTAAATCCACTTACCTGGTCATCCCGTGAT is a window from the Mesotoga sp. Brook.08.105.5.1 genome containing:
- a CDS encoding mechanosensitive ion channel family protein; protein product: MNEVLSTIIEWAIRIGISVVILLLAKWLAGLFYKTFIKFAEKTTVVSTQYRKTMRTLFNLAFYALAAFIIISVLFKNLAPMLAGLGVSGIIVGLAVKEPLDNFICGILIMINKLVYEGEAVDIGGTSGGIQEIKLNHVLIKTWDGKLVTIPSRNVWTATIIHFWPENIRRNDLTVGVSYSSDLNKVMKILEDSVNSYEKLYVDDNHKPMIQFTGYGASSIDFVVRFWVERPNFVTSSTELAKIIKSKFDENGIEIPFSQLDLHIVDSPKEGIRLAGKES
- a CDS encoding reductive dehalogenase domain-containing protein — protein: MTRYDERDTMFARMNYEAGSPEYRDYYSRHPELKEVDDELRSKLDLCDVSSLYYDLIEASEIRSNFSLVEDLRPLCEGMPSNNKFRSDSSSFTDLVKRVARDFGADLVGVAEMKPEFYYSHRGRHREHYGKKISDLLPFGIAFAVEIKKDMIDSAPAMTAMVESSRTYLKAATIGLSISYFIRSLGYSARNHMDGNYLAILPLVAEASGLGVFGRHGLLISDRFGPRIKLGLVTTDMPLKCDQSINVDLESFCGSCGICSTKCPASAIPVNGKEIVNGTRKWRISHELCYSYWRTNGTDCGICIRVCPFSKGIGFSQSM